The DNA window tatttttgaggggtgtctatgccaggatttattgcaaggagtatttttgaggggtgtctatgccaggatttattccaaggagtatttttgaggggtgtctatgacaggatttattaaAAAATCTTATAAAATTTATTATAAAATCTTTATAATAAAATCTTAATaacaaaattatgacaatatTGTATCATCAaaagttatttaaaaaatgttggtGCAAGaaattagtattaataattACTTGACATACAACATATTAGTGAATCATTTAGTCATCTATGGTAGATTTGAgtcattttggtaaaaatcataaattgttgaATTTTCTATCTTTCATAGTCACTTATATATCCATGTCAATGGAAAAGAGTTTATTAGTATTTAATTACTTTCAATTACTATTACCACTCCAAATCTGATGTAGTTAGTATGactgatttctttatttacatagATGTCCttcatttattgttgtttgttttcaattttgttgttgttcttgtctTGTTGTTCTGAGAGGATGCACCTCTTTCCCACATCTGACtaaataccataggagttcatGTTCCAGTCCCATGTGTTGAGGTAACCACTCAAGCAATGAGAACGCATTAAAAAACTTATGGGTAAAGAAGCTCAGAACACTCTGTTTgaacagaaataaaaaacaaacgacaataatCAAAGGATAATTATGACAATAAAGGAATAGAGATAAATAGTTATAAGAAATTAGTTATATttactacatcagattttaatcagattctATCACTCATTGACTCATAATTTATCCAAAGTCTGTGAACAAATTTTCAAAGTTcataatattatgatattatgtaGTTTATATAGCAAAACAGATTTTTTATGATAAGATTTTGACATATTTACTATTTTAGGAGAGGAATGATGTACTTCAACCACTTTGTTTTCAATTGTGAAATTTATGCACAATCTGAGAGAAGATTTAATATATGCACAATCTGAGaagatttaatttatgcacaATCTGAGAAGATTTAATATATGCACAATCTGAGAGaagatttaatttatgcacaATCTGAGAAGATTTAATATATGCACAATCTGAGAAGATTTAATATATGCACAATCTGAGAGaagatttaatttatgcacaATCTGAGAAGATTTAATATATGCACAATCTGAGAGAAGATTTAATATATGCACAATCTGAGaagatttaatttatgcacaATCTGAGAGaagatttaatttatgcacaATCTGAGaagatttaatttatgcacaATCTGAGAGAAGATTTAATATATGCACAATCTGAGaagatttaatttatgcacaATCTGAGAGaagatttaatttatgcacaATCTGAGAGaagatttaatttatgcacaATCTGAGaagatttaatttatgcacaATCTGAGAGaagatttaatttatgcacaATCTGAGAGaagatttaatttatgcacaATCTGAGAAGATTTAATATATGCACAATCTGAGAGaagatttaatttatgcacaATCTGAGAAGATTTAATTTTTGCACAATCTGAGAGAAGATTTAATATATGCACAATCTGAGAGAAGATTTAATATATGCACAATCTGAGAAGATTTAATTTTTGCACAATCTGAGAGaagatttaatttatgcacaATCTGAGAGaagatttaatttatgcacaATCTGAGaagatttaatttatgcacaATCTGAGAggatttaatttatgcaaaatctGAGAAGATTTAATATATGCACAATCTGAGAGaagatttaatttatgcacaATCTGAGAGATTTAATATATGCACAATCTGAGAAGAtttaatatactagtatgcaCAATCTGAGAGAAGATTTAATTTTTGCACAATCTGAGAGaagatttaatttatgcacaACCTGAGAGaagatttaatttatgcacaACCTGAGAGaagatttaatttatgcacaATCTGAGAGATTTAATTTTTGCACAATCTGAGAGAAGATTTAATTTTTGCACAATCTGAGAGAAGATTTAATTTTTGCACAATCTGAGAGaagatttaatttatgcacaATCTGAGAGaagatttaatttatgcacaATCTGAGAGATGATTTCTTCCAGAATACCCTGATTGATACTATGTATTACAATCAGTTGTCATGAACTGATTTCATGGCTTGGCAGCCATCTTAACAATCCCTTGCCAAAATGTTTGGTTTAATTAATACCACAGTGCAGGACTTTTTGTCTTTGCATAATAACAGTTTGACATATTTACTCTTGGAGGTaacatttattttggaattaagATTTTGAAGTAATGTTTTCTGAACTGTAgattgatgaaattatcaaatttgcataataatgttaGTCAATATCCCAGCATTCCATGCAGGTTGCTCTATTGATACCTGGTTCAAAAGTGTTTATCTTATTCACATATTTGATaagaattatttatttcaaatctatTAATAAACAGAGAGATCAATGTCATTGTcagttgatttcattttttttcacttttcttgtaaaatttgatCCAATTTTAGGGAGAAGAACAGAGAGTAAAGATGAAAGCCGAGGAAATGATCAACCAGATAAGGAAAGAAGAAAACAGATTGATAGATGAGTTGAACAGACAATATACATCAAAACTGAAATCTGCAGATGTAGATGTTGATGAGTTGGAGTTGAATCATGGGAATATAAAGAGTACATGCAGTTATATAGAAACactgatgcatcatgggagtcatgTTCAGCTTCTAACTACCAAGGAAGAAGCCTTACATCGCATCAAAGAACtgattgccatggaaaccaagtCACAACTGCAGTATGAGAGAGTAGAATTCCAACCCAGTGATGGTTTCCAGGAGCATGGAATGCTGGGATTATTGAGATCTGATGTCTGTATATCACAGTGTACAGTTGAAAACATTCCCAAACAACTGGTGAAGGGTGACCACGCTGACCTGTCTATTACAACCAGAGATTCCACAGGAAAACAAGTCATCCCCCGACaagaggtcaaggtcaaggtgaGAAAACCTGATGGATCACAACATGGCGTCATGGTAACAGACAACAAAGATGGAACACACAAAGTTACAGTGAAGGGGGACATTTCAGGTAGACATcgggttaccatgacaacaggaGATCAACCAATACCAGGATCACCATGTGAAATTCCTGTCATTCAAGGTTTGGTAAAAACCATTGGAAAGAAAGGCAGTGGAGATTTAGAATTCAATCTTCCCTACAGTGTCACAGTTGATAAAGATGGAAACTTTGTCACAGCTGATAGGAATAATAATAGGATTCAGATAACAAGTAAAACTGGTAGATTTAAGAAAGTCttgaaatttacacaatttaAAGAGAAATTTTGTCCACAAGACGTAGCAATATCAAGTGATAATGAATACTTCAGTACAGATTATAACAACAAACAAGTCATCATGAGTGATGTCAATGGTCGTGTTGTCAGATGTTTTGGGAAGACTGAATTAAAGGGTCCCCGTGGCATAGCTATCAGTACTGACCCTCAGAATAGGATTGTGTATGTAGTAGACTCTGATGGCCACTGTATTAGAATGTACAGGTATGATAGCACATGTCGGTATATTGGATCCTTTGGTTCATATGGGAGTGGTCCAGGTCAGTTTAGAGAGCCCTATTACCTTGTGATTAGTCAGGGAATGTTATTTATTACAGATCGTTACAACCACCGTGTCCAGGTTTTCACAATGTCTGGTCAATTCCTGTATTCCTTTGGTCATCAAGGTACAAAGGATGGTGAGCTGCATTGGCCTAAAGGAATAGCAGTGGACAAGGATagatatgtgtatgtaagtgATCAACATCGCATACAGAAGTTTGATAGTAGTGGTCAGTTTGTATGTCGTATTGATAGTGATAAGGATGGGTTGAATTATCCCTTTAATATTGCATTGACTGATGATGAACCATGTAGGATTGTTGTTGCTGACAGTAACAACCACTGTATCaaagtgtttgtacagtaatggGAGATTTCAACATCTCTAACTGTACAGACAACATACCCCATTATAACTGATACCAACAATCACTATATCaaagtgtttgtacagtaatgaGAGATTTCAACATCTCTACCTGTACAGATAACATACCCCATTATAACTGATACCAACAACCACTGTATCaaagtgtttgtacagtaatgaGAGCTAGATTTCAACATCTCTACCTGTACAGACAACATACCCCATTATAACTGATACCAACAGCCACTGTATCAAAGTGTTTGTACAGTGATGAGAGATTTCAACATCACTAACTGTACAGACAACATACCCCATTATAACTGATACCAACAACCACTATATCaaagtgtttgtacagtaatgaGAGATTTCAACATCTCTACCTGTACAAACAACATACCCCATTATACCAACAACCACTGCATCaaagtgtttgtacagtaatgaGAGATTTCAACATCTCTACCTGTACAGACAACATACCCCATTATACCAACAACCACTGCATCAAattgtttgtacagtaatgAGAGATTTCAACATCACTACCTGTACAGATCACATACCCCATAATAACTGATACCAACAACCACTGTATCaaagtgtttgtacagtaatggGAGATTTCAACATTTCTACCTGTACAGACAACATACCCCAGTATAACATGATACCAACAACCACTGTATCaaagtgtttgtacagtaatgaGAGATTTCAACATCTCTACCTGTACAGACAACATCCCACCCCATTATAACTGATACCAACAACCATTGTATCaaagtgtttgtacagtaatgaGAGATTTCAACATCTCTAACTGTACAGACAACATACCCTATTATAACTGATACCAACAACCACTGTATCaaagtgtttgtacagtaatggGAGATTTCAACATCTATATTAAACTGTACAGACAACATACCCATTAGGCCATATAAAAGAAACTATCTGGTTCTCATTACCTGATCTCAGTTTTTCTACTCAGAGTTATTTATATAGACTTGTTTTGACATAGTTTGGAACGAATATCTTGAAAGGGTCATGAAATTTATAaaagttaacaaaaaataaataaatactgatgTAATGActgtaaatttctttttttttaaaaaaaagaacaaatttcaatacatgtataatgcatGCATAAGATGTGAACAATTTGACTCCAATTAAACTCtcttgaatataaaaaaaaaaagatgaaaaaaaagaaatgactgaatttcaatatatgtacaactgGTAACCTAGATAtcaaaaaagtttttaaaaaaacatttctcTTCAGACCCTACCTATTTTGTGAAGGTATGGCTtgagaaacaaaacatttttttacttgGCTTTAGTTGACAGCAAGAACCACTGTATGTTAAGTGTCTGTACAGTCAAAATAGATGTCAGTATCAGATACCATTAGAAACCATTGTATTGATGTCAGTATCAGATACCATTAGAAACCATTGTATTGATGTCAGTATCAGATACCATTAGAAACCATTGTATTGATGTCTGTAGTCAAAATAGATGTCAGTATCAGATACCATTAGAAACCATTGTATTGATGTCAGTATCAGATACCATTAGAAACCATTGTATTGATGTCAGTATCAGATACCATTAGAAACCATTGTATTGATGTCTGTATCAGATACCATTAGAAACCATTGTATTGATGTCAGTATCAGATACCATTAGAAACCATTGTATTGATGTCAGTATCAGATACCATTAGAAACCATTGTATTGATGTCTGTATCAGATAAAATTAGAAACCATTGTATTGATGCCAGTATCAGATACTATTAGAAACTATTGTATTGATGTCTGTATCAGATACCATTAGAAACCATTGTATTGATGTCAGTATCAGATACCATTAGAAACCATTGTATTGATGTCAGTATTAGATACCATTAGGAACCATTGTATTGATGTCAGTATCAGATACCATTAGAAACCATTGTATTGATGTCAGTATCAGATACCATTAGAAACCATTGTATTGATGTCAGTATCAGATGCCATTAGAAACCATTGTATTGATGTCAGTATTAGATACCATTAGGAACCATTGTATTGATGTCAGTATCAGATGCCATTTAGCATTAGAAACCATTGTATTGATGTCTGTATCAGATACCATTAGAAACCATTGTATTGATGTCAGTATCAGATACCATTAGAAACCATTGTATTGATGTCAGTATCAGATGCCATTAGAAACCATTGTATTGATGTCAGTATTAGATACCATTAGGAACCATTGTATTGATGTCAGTATCAGATGCCAATTAGCATTAGAAACCATTGTATTGATGTCAGTATCAGATACCATTAGAAACCATTGTATTGATGTCAGTATCAGATGCCATTAGAAACCATTGTATTGATGTCAGTATTAGATACCATTAGGAACCAGTGTATTGATGTCAGTATCAGATGCCATTTAGCATTAGAAACCATTGTATTGATATCAGTATCAGATACCATTAGAAACCATTGTATTGATGTCAGTATTAGATACCATTAGGAACCATTGTATTGATGTCAGTATCAGATACCATTAGAAACCATTGTATTGATATCAGTATCAGATACCATTAGAAACCattgcaggggtgaacaaatccactggtcctgggtccgggactagcgattttattgggtggaccacacaaatttgaccttgtctggtccgtcggaccagtaccttacttttactaattattttaaaaagtcatctgaatatacagattcataggtaagatttaatgtgttacatttaatgtttcacatgggaccactaattcattcagcaggaccactggaatttttaaggcactggtccggggaccaccagttgacaaaatgatttgttcacccctgcattGTATTGATGTCAGTATTAGATACCATTAGGAACCATTGTATTGGTGTCAGTATCAGATGCCATTAGAAACCATTGTATTGATGTCTGTACtttacacacaaatataaaactGACTTGTAAATAATATCCAGGAAGGAAGAATaaaatacaaccagtgacaggctagCATGAACAAGTGGAACTTGTCTAAATgggggaaagtaaacaaatgaattggatttatGAACACTTGGCACAGTGCATTGTGGGAACTACAAGACTGTTACTACAtctcatggtttgataagaagaGTGTTATGGCCTTTTTACTGTGgacatgaaatgccaggaggGTGTTATGGCCTTTTTAccgtgtacatgaaatgccaggaggGTGTTATGGCCTTTTTactgtgtacatgaaatgccctGGGGAACATGACATTCATTGTGAATTTGAGCTGTTAATAAAGCAAATCgatttgtttactttcacttTTTCTATCAAGTTCCACTTGTCCATATTGGCATGTCACTGGCAGTATTTTCTAGTCAGAACTAGAGAGTCTGTTGGATTGTTCAGAAATAGTGCATTCTGAATTGGCATTGGAATAATAATATGAATGGCCAGTACTTAAAATACAAGCCACTGTATGAATGCCAGGACTTAAAATACAAGTCACTGTATGAATGCCAGTACTTAAAATACAAGTCACTGTATGAATGCCAGGAATTAAAGTACAAGCCACTGTATGAATGCCAGGACTTAAAATACAAGCCACTGTATGAATGCCAGGACTTAAAATACAAGCCACTGTATGAATGCCAGGAATTAAAGTACAAGCCACTGTATGAATGCCAGGACTTAAAATACAAGTCACTGTATGAATGCCAGTACTTAAAATACAAGCCACTGTATGAATGCCAGGACTTAAAATACAAGCCACTGTATGAATGCCAGGACTTAAAATACAAGTCACTGTATGAATGCCAGGAATTAAAATACAAGCCATTGTATGAATGCCAGTACTTAAAATACAAGCCACTGCATGAATGCCAGTCAGTGTGCGAATGCCAGTACTGTAATTAGTATTGTATGGTTACAACACATATGTTATAGATATTCCAACAAACTTTGATGAGTGTAACATCCTTATAACAGTGAAGAATAAAACAGTTTGTACTCATAGTCCCATTGTAAAACAGTCAGtatgcatgtagtcattgtCACTTGATATTGCTCCATTGCACCTTTCTGTCagtaaaatttgtcaaaacttTTTAAAGAAACTTGAAGTAACCAAAAACTGACTTGTAATGTCAACATTGTAATGCTATTTTTGTATTGTTACATTACTGAAGAATTTACTACAGTTGTATAGTTTGTTTTTGAGTTCACCAGAGCATGGCGCCCTCAGTGCTCATAGTGCTgttgcttttgtttttgttaataaACATAGTTTGTGCGAGTAGCAGCTGGAGAATGAATGTAGTATTTTCACCAATCGACTAAATAATACACAGTGTCAATATGGAAATGTAAAAGTAAACTAGTTCTATTCCTTGGTGTTTCCTTTAAGTACAAGATTGTATCTATGTTATTTAGAACTAATGACATTTCATAGAGTCCCATTGAGATCATACTATTCATTATAAGAAGAGAAGTACCAACTTTCATCTCTGATAAATACAGTATCAATTCTAGATACTGGATACATTGTAATGCTGCTAAACATGCAGACAACTATTGACTTGAATTTCACCTTGTGCCAAACAGACttgtataaaaaatatgattgCAATTCTTTATCAAGTTTGAAATGTGACCTTCTGTTGTACAATGTTGtacaaaatgagaaaatttGTCATGTTTAAACTTTTGTGAAAGTCAACCTTACCCTTCCAACCAAAGTGGTTTCACTTTGCATTGTATCTGGAGAAGGAATTTGACACAGAAAGTAACTGTGTTGTGATATTTGTTAGAGAAGTAACTTACACAGAAAGTAACTGTGTTGTGATATTTTTAGAGAAGTAATTTAACACAGAAAGTAACTGTGTTGTGATATATTTAGAGAAGTAATGGCACAGAAAGTAACTGTTGTGATATATTTAgagaagtaacttaacacagAAAGTAACTGTGTTGTGATATTTTTAGAGAAGTAATGGCACAGAAAGTAACTGTGTTGTGATATTTTTTAGAAAAGCAACTTTGtgacattttttgtgaaataattTGTCACAGAAAGCAACTTCATTGTGATCATGTTTTTAAAGAATCTGACATAGAATGATGACTTGTGTGTTTGTAGAGAAAAAAGTCACATGTAATAGAAATCAGAACCTCTTTTTTGAATAGAACAGAGATAATTACTGTACCATGATAGTCACAACCAATTAATCAGGATATATTACTTGTTAGTAGCTTGAGTTAGTAGGATCttagaaatgtatttttttttacttaaaacttagaaaaaaattaaatcttgAACTTGATCCAGTATCACAACAAATCTagattaaatttgaaatttactgTTAAGCTGTAGGCATATaattgcatagttatttgaaaCTCCGAAAACCAATACCTTGTCGTTTGGCCACCAGAGGGCGTCCTTTGAACATCAACATGTCCATGAATGTAATTACAGTAAATGGAGTTTTCAATAGGATAAAGATGGGTGCAGGtcaaataatttgcatattattgtaATTCTTTTTGAATAGAGAAATAAATCTAGTGATATTAGTGTTCAGTTGTTACTGTTGGATTGTTGTGTGTTAGTTTGTTTGATGACATTCTTGTGGTATCTTGTCCTATATCAGTGAAATATATGAGAGAGATAACAAGTGTTGTAAACAGACTAGTTGTGGTGTTATggacacaacacatacacagaaatttttttttttcaaatagtttGAATGTTTATAGCTGCTTTTAGTACAATGGAATTTgccgaacatcacgatttctcaattcaactggatgatttaggaatgttactgcaccaacaaacataggaaagtagttattctttttagaacatgtaataaaatcaattatcgacaatataagtgtcaaaaccacacttccacaacctGGAAATcaaactgcgctatgtcatcagtggtccgtatatTGCGTACTGCCGTGtgtcaaacttccaaatagtgtaacaatttctccttgaggtacagtgatgcctcgatactcattacaatgttacaataatcgtgccaacaggcctactgttacaatattgcaatgcatggtgatgttatatGTTGCCTATGCTATATGACGATACGGTAGCGCGTGGATCATGCgagaatgcacatagtatatggaagtcgcatgcgtagtcactgcgcaccacaatgcatccctgggagaaccaccaatttttttcgcATCGTATATAcgtgcgtactagtcattgagttGCAATGTGGCAGCTTTGCTGCCACTGCGCAAGCTATTACCTCAAGGGTTGTTATGGAGCAAATATTTGCCAAGACTCAAAACCAGGGAAAATACTTGTTACATAACAACACAAGGGGTGATATGATGCTTACTAaatgcccaaataaggccagacAGTGTTTTATATTACAGTATTTCGACATTCAATGAGACTGAAAAGTTTGAACTTGGTTAAGACATAAACATGCAAAATTTAGTCACATTATGTAAATAGAACTCGAACTTTATATGTTTGCAGTGCGTTTACTCCAAGCCGACCTGACATGCAAATCTACTTATATCACACAAAATATCTTACCCAAGGCATAACTTATAGTACAATGGATGCATTGTGTTGTTGACAATGAAATACCACCACTTCCCAACGTAATAGCCATAAACAAATCGGTAATACAAGATATTGGCTAACACTGTTATACCATTGACAAAATGAGGTCTGAAAATAAACATCAGGACATTTTGGAAATATCATGTTAGTTTTTATTAGCTTTAAGTCTTACCATACACAACTCtttcttgttatttttacaatatttatcattcttgtgataaatatttactacatatattCTAATTTCATGTTTCACTTTAAGGCACAACTCTTAAAAAACTTACAGGTTCTATTGAagtctttgaaataaaatgataaaactttaaaaacatTGGCTAAGACTACAAAAATCAACCTGTTTTGTGATGTGTCATAACTGTTCAACTGTTCTGCTTTCATGCAACGACTGCATAAACAGTAGTAGTTTGCTATGATCTTTATGCAGGaaagttaaaatgtaatattgtgccgttggtggcgctcttctaCAGAATCACAAATAACTGTTTCTTGACATACAATCCCCTGGATGGGTCAATACAGTTTGAATGAGTTGTCAGAAAGTGACCCAAATTTGTACTCGTCATCAAAGCCACCATGTAATCTTCTAGAGAAATTGCCTTTCACTGTACTAGGTACACTAACTAGAAACTTGTACACAGAAACTATCTCAGACTTGACTATATATGCATTACACATACCATAAACTTCATCTACAAGATCACAATACTGTGCagataaatttgataaaaattggAAAATCTTAAGTATACATATCTCTTTTAcaaaacaagaacaaatatttaacTTTCTACAGGCACTGACATAAAAATTCTAGAACAAGAAAAAAAGTATGAACAAGCTTGCATACGACCAATACATGATACAACACTGAGGGCCTATGATATAGCATGTGACCAATACCTGATACAACATTGAGTGCCTATAATATTGCATATGACCAATACCTGATACACAGTATGTGCTGAAAGTATTAGGACATACATGTCAGTAcagatattgatattttatggTATGGATGATGTATTGTTGTGTATTGATGAAAATTGATGAAAAGATGCAACTTTAAAGAGATACCCTTATGATATAGTTGGATGGTGATAAAAACAATATCAGTatggtactacatgtatacagtatattgtgTTTCCTTTTTTCCTGGTATGTATACTGTAGCTGAATAGCATACTTGTAAAGGCCACTTATGTCAATgcacataaatgtatgc is part of the Glandiceps talaboti chromosome 2, keGlaTala1.1, whole genome shotgun sequence genome and encodes:
- the LOC144448580 gene encoding E3 ubiquitin-protein ligase TRIM71-like encodes the protein MAAGGVPVETAILDKIGENFLCCTICFERFITPKILPCLHNFCEKCLVSIVKRKGSLLCPTCSTPCRLTDLGVAGLTTNFFMNNLIEIFEERKAMSGNESVQCDICTENTATRRCVDCPQFYCDKCIEAHRKLPALRSHRILTIEEFQLGRESATPTPIQPVERCSVHHDNQIKFYCDTCQVAVCSDCTIVDHRVPDHKHRYIKQVADEYKTELTQLIAELKEKERDVDRQKVTAVQRCTELRKQLKGEEQRVKMKAEEMINQIRKEENRLIDELNRQYTSKLKSADVDVDELELNHGNIKSTCSYIETLMHHGSHVQLLTTKEEALHRIKELIAMETKSQLQYERVEFQPSDGFQEHGMLGLLRSDVCISQCTVENIPKQLVKGDHADLSITTRDSTGKQVIPRQEVKVKVRKPDGSQHGVMVTDNKDGTHKVTVKGDISGRHRVTMTTGDQPIPGSPCEIPVIQGLVKTIGKKGSGDLEFNLPYSVTVDKDGNFVTADRNNNRIQITSKTGRFKKVLKFTQFKEKFCPQDVAISSDNEYFSTDYNNKQVIMSDVNGRVVRCFGKTELKGPRGIAISTDPQNRIVYVVDSDGHCIRMYRYDSTCRYIGSFGSYGSGPGQFREPYYLVISQGMLFITDRYNHRVQVFTMSGQFLYSFGHQGTKDGELHWPKGIAVDKDRYVYVSDQHRIQKFDSSGQFVCRIDSDKDGLNYPFNIALTDDEPCRIVVADSNNHCIKVFVQ